Proteins found in one Candidatus Rokuibacteriota bacterium genomic segment:
- a CDS encoding thiamine pyrophosphate-dependent dehydrogenase E1 component subunit alpha, whose translation MRRIRRAEEMIVERYPEEEIRCPTHLSIGQEAVAAGVCLALRPGDTAVSTHRCHAHYLAKGGDLRAMFAELYGRATGCCGGKGGSMHLTAPEVGMLGASAIVAGSIPLAVGCALAATLTGSDEVAVAFFGDAAAEQGVTHESLGLAALRRLPVLFVCENNLYATHSPLRARQVSEDIAPRAAAYRMPGVIVDGTDAVAVYRAARAAVARARKGGGPTLIEAKTYRWREHVGPNFDIALGYRSQAELSRWMERDPLEGVARRLLQAGVMEAAHRERIDAAVEAEVAQAVAFAKASPFPSAEQLCADVE comes from the coding sequence ATGAGGCGCATCCGGCGGGCGGAGGAGATGATCGTCGAGCGCTACCCCGAGGAGGAGATCCGCTGCCCCACGCACCTGTCCATCGGCCAGGAGGCGGTGGCCGCTGGCGTCTGCTTGGCGCTGCGTCCGGGCGACACGGCGGTCAGCACCCACCGCTGCCACGCCCACTACCTCGCCAAGGGCGGCGACCTGCGCGCCATGTTCGCGGAGCTCTACGGCCGGGCCACGGGCTGCTGCGGCGGGAAGGGGGGCTCCATGCACCTCACGGCGCCGGAGGTCGGCATGCTCGGGGCCTCCGCCATCGTCGCCGGCTCCATCCCGCTGGCCGTGGGGTGCGCGCTGGCGGCGACTCTCACCGGCAGCGACGAGGTGGCCGTGGCCTTCTTCGGGGACGCGGCGGCCGAGCAGGGCGTGACCCACGAGAGTCTGGGGCTGGCCGCCCTGCGGCGCCTCCCCGTGCTCTTCGTGTGCGAGAACAACCTGTACGCGACCCACTCGCCACTGCGTGCCCGCCAGGTGAGCGAGGACATCGCGCCCCGGGCCGCGGCCTATCGCATGCCCGGCGTCATCGTGGACGGCACCGACGCCGTGGCCGTCTACCGCGCGGCGCGCGCCGCGGTGGCGCGGGCGCGAAAGGGTGGTGGGCCGACGCTCATCGAGGCCAAGACCTACCGCTGGCGCGAGCACGTCGGACCCAACTTCGACATCGCGCTGGGCTACCGGAGCCAGGCAGAGCTCAGCCGCTGGATGGAGCGAGATCCCCTGGAGGGCGTGGCGCGGCGGCTCCTGCAGGCGGGCGTGATGGAGGCCGCGCACCGGGAGCGAATCGACGCGGCGGTCGAGGCGGAGGTGGCTCAGGCCGTGGCCTTCGCCAAGGCGAGCCCCTTCCCGTCCGCTGAACAGCTCTGCGCGGACGTGGAGTAG
- a CDS encoding class I SAM-dependent methyltransferase, whose translation MTTSDPMDSTTCVLCGPVPAIPVEMRDGFRIVRCRRCGLIFVHGCQTLGDLAGLYSPAYFRHEGRSSVGYGDYLAQRALHLRNARALLTILEREIPGPSRQIVDIGCAHGFFLAAARERGWTGYGVDVSADAVRYARERLGLAVRQGDIEQAGLEPGAFDAVTLIGTIEHLPDPLRTLGAAARLLRPGGHLLMTTLDVEGTLRHYEWKPPEHLYYFSFRTLAALVEAAGLEVRWRRWYWAWYSVSDLAARLWRYWRLPGAAGVARALDRAGVGRLGVRIPTNEMLVLARKR comes from the coding sequence GTGACCACGTCCGACCCGATGGACTCGACCACCTGCGTCCTCTGCGGGCCCGTCCCGGCCATCCCCGTGGAGATGCGAGACGGCTTCCGGATCGTCCGCTGCCGGCGGTGCGGTCTCATCTTCGTCCACGGCTGCCAGACGCTCGGGGACCTCGCCGGCCTGTACAGCCCCGCGTACTTCCGGCACGAGGGCAGATCGTCCGTCGGGTACGGAGACTACCTGGCCCAGAGGGCCCTGCACCTGAGGAATGCCCGGGCGCTCTTGACGATCCTCGAGCGCGAGATCCCGGGGCCGAGCCGGCAGATCGTCGACATCGGCTGCGCGCACGGGTTCTTCCTCGCGGCGGCTCGTGAGCGCGGCTGGACCGGGTACGGCGTGGACGTCTCGGCGGACGCCGTCCGGTACGCGCGGGAGAGGCTGGGGCTCGCGGTGCGCCAGGGAGACATCGAGCAGGCCGGGCTCGAGCCGGGCGCCTTCGACGCCGTCACGCTGATCGGCACCATCGAGCACCTGCCCGATCCCCTGCGCACGCTGGGGGCCGCCGCGCGCCTGCTCAGGCCCGGCGGGCATCTCCTCATGACGACGCTGGACGTCGAGGGCACGCTCCGCCACTACGAGTGGAAGCCGCCGGAACACCTCTACTACTTCTCCTTCCGGACCCTGGCGGCTCTGGTGGAGGCAGCCGGCCTCGAGGTGCGGTGGCGCCGGTGGTACTGGGCGTGGTACTCGGTCTCCGACCTGGCGGCCCGGCTCTGGCGGTACTGGAGGCTGCCGGGCGCGGCGGGCGTGGCCCGGGCGCTGGACCGGGCGGGAGTGGGGCGTCTGGGCGTCAGGATCCCGACGAACGAGATGCTCGTCCTGGCCCGGAAGCGCTGA
- a CDS encoding SDR family oxidoreductase: MVTQSRHVLVTGGAGYVGAVLVPKLLARGYRVTVVDLYLFGEDVLKAVGAHPRLRQVKGDIRDRALLERELAGVDAVIHLACISNDPSFELAPALGKSINYDAFLPLVEISRDQGVRRFIYASSSSVYGIKAEENVTEELPLTPLTDYSKYKALCEEVLLRAQAPGFTTLILRPATVCGDSPRLRLDLTVNILTNLAVNRGRITVFGGAQKRPNIHIEDVTDLYAHALEWDDARIAGETFNAGYENHTVAALAEMVRDVVGRERVTIETTPTDDHRSYHISSEKIKRTLGFEPRHTVEDAVRDLTQAFRAGRIPDSMDDPRYYNIKTMLAARL; this comes from the coding sequence ATGGTGACGCAGTCGCGGCACGTGCTGGTGACGGGTGGGGCGGGGTACGTGGGGGCGGTACTGGTGCCCAAGCTCCTCGCCCGGGGCTACCGCGTCACGGTGGTCGACCTGTACCTCTTCGGCGAGGACGTGCTGAAGGCGGTGGGCGCCCACCCGCGCCTCCGCCAGGTCAAGGGGGACATCCGGGACCGGGCGCTCCTCGAGCGCGAGCTCGCGGGCGTGGACGCGGTCATCCACCTCGCCTGCATCTCCAACGACCCGAGCTTCGAGCTCGCCCCCGCGCTGGGGAAATCCATCAACTACGACGCCTTCCTGCCGCTGGTGGAGATCTCGAGGGACCAGGGCGTGAGGCGCTTCATCTACGCCTCCTCCTCGAGCGTCTACGGCATCAAGGCGGAGGAGAACGTGACGGAGGAGCTGCCGCTCACCCCGTTGACGGACTACTCGAAGTACAAGGCGCTCTGCGAGGAGGTGCTCCTGCGCGCCCAGGCGCCCGGCTTCACGACGCTGATCCTGCGTCCCGCCACGGTGTGCGGCGACTCGCCGCGGCTCCGGCTGGATCTCACGGTGAACATCCTGACCAACCTCGCCGTGAACAGGGGCCGGATCACCGTGTTCGGGGGCGCCCAGAAGCGCCCCAACATCCACATCGAGGACGTCACCGACCTCTATGCGCACGCCCTCGAGTGGGACGACGCGCGCATCGCGGGGGAGACCTTCAATGCGGGCTACGAGAACCACACGGTGGCGGCGCTGGCCGAGATGGTGCGGGACGTGGTGGGGCGGGAGCGGGTGACCATCGAGACGACGCCCACGGACGATCACCGCTCGTACCACATCTCCTCCGAGAAGATCAAGCGCACGCTCGGCTTCGAGCCGCGTCACACGGTGGAGGACGCGGTCCGTGACCTCACGCAGGCCTTCCGCGCGGGACGGATCCCCGACTCCATGGACGACCCGCGGTACTACAACATCAAGACCATGCTGGCGGCCCGGCTGTAG
- a CDS encoding DegT/DnrJ/EryC1/StrS family aminotransferase gives MRVPYSYLEEQFADSEAILRDIKGLLESAQYTLGPAVAQFEAAFARLCGARFAVGVGTGTDALFLSLKALGVGPGDEVITAANTFIATAGAIVAAGARPAFVDAGDDFNIDPAGIERAITPRTRAIIPVHYAGQPAKMGAILPLAAAHGLPVVEDACQAIGAAIDGHLVSSFGVAAGFSLHPLKNLNVWGDGGVVVTSSEELDATLRLLRNHGLRGRDEVEVFGYNSRLDTLQAIVGNHLIKDVEAITAARIGNARALDAGLAPLAPRVRIPTRRAGERHVFHLYMFEAEDRDRLLAHLLARGVEAKIHYPVPLHLQPAGRRLGYREGDFPEAERQATRIITLPVHQHLSREQVDHMIEAVTDFYRKGAPR, from the coding sequence ATGCGGGTCCCCTACTCCTACCTCGAGGAGCAGTTCGCCGACTCCGAAGCGATCCTCCGCGACATCAAGGGGCTGCTCGAGTCCGCGCAGTACACGCTGGGGCCGGCGGTGGCGCAGTTCGAGGCCGCCTTCGCCCGGCTCTGCGGCGCCCGCTTCGCCGTGGGCGTGGGGACGGGCACGGACGCCCTCTTCCTCTCCCTCAAGGCCCTCGGCGTCGGGCCCGGCGACGAGGTCATCACCGCGGCCAACACCTTCATCGCGACGGCGGGGGCCATCGTGGCCGCGGGTGCCCGGCCGGCCTTCGTGGACGCGGGGGACGACTTCAACATCGACCCGGCCGGCATCGAGCGGGCGATCACGCCGCGCACCCGGGCGATCATACCCGTGCACTACGCAGGGCAGCCCGCGAAGATGGGCGCGATCCTTCCCCTCGCGGCCGCCCACGGGCTGCCCGTCGTGGAGGACGCCTGCCAGGCCATCGGCGCCGCCATCGACGGCCACCTCGTGTCGAGCTTCGGCGTAGCCGCGGGCTTCAGCCTGCATCCGCTGAAGAACCTCAACGTGTGGGGTGACGGCGGCGTCGTCGTCACCAGCTCCGAGGAGCTGGACGCCACGCTCCGGCTCCTCCGCAACCATGGGCTCCGGGGCCGCGACGAGGTGGAGGTCTTCGGCTACAACAGCCGGCTCGACACACTGCAGGCCATCGTGGGCAACCACCTCATCAAGGACGTGGAGGCCATCACGGCCGCCCGGATCGGCAACGCGCGGGCCCTGGACGCCGGGCTCGCGCCCCTCGCGCCCCGGGTGCGCATTCCCACGCGGCGCGCCGGGGAGCGCCACGTCTTCCACCTCTACATGTTCGAGGCGGAGGACCGCGACCGGCTGCTGGCCCACCTCCTCGCACGCGGGGTGGAGGCCAAGATCCACTACCCCGTGCCGCTGCATCTGCAGCCGGCCGGCCGGCGCCTCGGCTACCGGGAGGGCGACTTTCCGGAGGCCGAGCGCCAGGCGACGCGCATCATCACGTTGCCGGTCCACCAGCACCTGAGCCGGGAGCAAGTGGACCACATGATCGAGGCCGTGACCGACTTCTACCGGAAGGGCGCGCCCCGGTGA
- a CDS encoding DegT/DnrJ/EryC1/StrS family aminotransferase: MTGPARRVKYMELPRQFADGEVARRVAEEFGRCQFVLGPQVAAFEARFARLCGTAHAVGLNSGTDALVLALRALGVGAGDEVVTVSNSFIATAGAIVMAGATPVFVDVNAEYLMDPVLLEDAITPRTRAIIPVHLTGAPADLDAIGAVAARHRLPVIEDAAQAVGASIGSRRVGAIGAAGAFSLFPLKNLGVAGDGGMLTTGSGEIADRVRLLRHHGLRTRDEAETWGCNSRLDTLQAIVGDALLDGVEQVAETRNRHAAFYDRALAALGPRVIVPPRRAGVRQVFHTYVVQVEERDRLVLFLDARGLET, translated from the coding sequence GTGACCGGACCCGCCCGCCGCGTGAAGTACATGGAGCTGCCCCGCCAGTTCGCCGACGGGGAGGTGGCGCGGCGGGTGGCCGAGGAGTTCGGGCGCTGCCAGTTCGTCCTGGGCCCGCAGGTGGCCGCCTTCGAGGCCCGCTTCGCCCGACTCTGCGGCACGGCCCATGCGGTGGGCCTCAACTCCGGCACCGATGCGCTCGTCCTGGCGCTGCGGGCCCTGGGCGTGGGGGCGGGGGACGAGGTCGTCACCGTCTCCAACAGTTTCATCGCCACGGCCGGCGCCATCGTCATGGCGGGCGCGACGCCCGTGTTCGTGGACGTCAACGCCGAGTACCTCATGGACCCGGTGCTCCTGGAGGACGCCATCACGCCCCGGACCCGGGCCATCATCCCGGTCCACCTGACGGGCGCGCCGGCGGACCTGGACGCCATCGGCGCCGTGGCGGCCCGCCACCGCCTCCCGGTGATCGAGGACGCAGCGCAGGCCGTGGGCGCCTCCATCGGCTCGCGCCGCGTCGGGGCCATCGGCGCCGCGGGGGCCTTCAGCCTCTTCCCGCTCAAGAACCTCGGCGTGGCGGGGGACGGCGGGATGCTCACCACGGGCTCGGGCGAGATCGCCGACCGGGTGCGCCTCCTGCGCCATCACGGCCTCCGCACCCGCGACGAGGCCGAGACCTGGGGCTGCAACAGCCGGCTCGACACGCTCCAGGCCATCGTGGGGGATGCCCTGCTGGACGGCGTGGAGCAGGTGGCCGAGACGCGGAACCGCCACGCGGCCTTCTACGACCGCGCGCTGGCGGCCCTGGGGCCCCGGGTCATCGTGCCGCCACGGAGGGCCGGAGTCCGCCAGGTCTTTCACACCTACGTGGTCCAGGTGGAGGAGCGCGACCGTCTCGTCCTCTTCCTCGACGCCCGCGGGCTCGAGACGTAG
- a CDS encoding radical SAM protein codes for MKVLFVERDVEYIDPMNIQLLSALAKQRGHSTFLSILSADDLDADLRRIKPDLVAFSAKTGEHTTYFRANERVKACSPGIFTIMGGPHPTFFPGLIQTHPFDAVGVATRRASELAQLGAAGAAVRPEYDLEVDPTHLRPRRTVLDSLPFYDRELVYRKTHLARFPLRSFMSSRGCPYQCTYCFEPRFNVMYAGKGPIYNRYSVRRLCAELAELKARWPTQFIKFYDDMFILDRKVDAWLEEFAEVYPREVGLPFFCLTRANVLTRENLGALKRAGLHSLTMSIEAGNEYVRNTIVKRRMRQEQLEAAFDLCWEQGIVTFANTILGIPVRREIMAQQGKAAIDYDVESLDINIRCRVTYADFPVLHPYPGCELTEYAVKNGFFDGDFDRLFWSYQAESPFTCFTPKEALQQKNLSLLGPICVMFPRARWLRNLTVNVLMKLPLTKLYFFPWYLAKGYLNIFRVYPLKLSLWSLARNLAYSIRREWRKRSPNRLMYRKPLRLDRPMGQTLGGPPPDPGA; via the coding sequence GTGAAGGTGCTGTTCGTCGAGCGGGATGTCGAGTACATCGACCCGATGAACATCCAGCTCCTGTCGGCGCTGGCCAAGCAGCGCGGGCACTCGACCTTCCTCAGCATTCTCAGCGCGGACGATCTCGACGCCGACCTCCGGCGCATCAAGCCGGACCTCGTGGCCTTCAGCGCCAAGACCGGCGAGCACACGACCTACTTCCGCGCCAACGAGCGGGTGAAGGCGTGCTCGCCGGGGATCTTCACCATCATGGGCGGGCCGCACCCGACCTTCTTCCCGGGCCTCATCCAGACCCACCCCTTCGACGCCGTCGGGGTGGCCACCCGCCGCGCCTCCGAGCTGGCCCAGCTCGGCGCGGCGGGGGCCGCCGTCCGCCCCGAGTACGACCTCGAGGTGGACCCGACGCATCTCCGTCCGCGCCGCACGGTGCTGGACAGCCTCCCCTTCTACGACCGGGAGCTGGTCTACCGGAAGACGCACCTCGCCCGCTTCCCCCTTCGCTCGTTCATGTCCTCCCGCGGCTGCCCCTACCAGTGCACGTACTGCTTCGAGCCCAGGTTCAACGTCATGTACGCGGGCAAGGGGCCCATCTACAACCGCTACAGCGTGAGACGGTTGTGCGCGGAGCTGGCCGAGCTCAAGGCGCGCTGGCCCACGCAGTTCATCAAGTTCTACGACGACATGTTCATCCTCGACCGCAAGGTGGACGCCTGGCTCGAGGAGTTCGCCGAGGTGTACCCGCGGGAGGTGGGGCTGCCCTTCTTCTGCCTCACGCGGGCCAACGTGCTCACGCGAGAGAACCTGGGGGCGCTCAAGCGGGCGGGGCTGCACTCGCTGACCATGTCCATCGAGGCGGGCAACGAGTACGTCCGGAACACCATCGTGAAGCGGCGCATGCGGCAAGAGCAGCTGGAGGCGGCCTTCGACCTCTGCTGGGAGCAGGGGATCGTGACCTTCGCCAACACCATCCTCGGCATCCCCGTGCGCCGGGAGATCATGGCCCAGCAGGGCAAGGCGGCCATCGACTACGACGTCGAGTCGCTGGACATCAACATCCGCTGCCGCGTCACCTACGCCGACTTCCCGGTGCTGCACCCGTACCCGGGCTGCGAGCTGACCGAGTACGCGGTGAAGAACGGCTTCTTCGACGGCGATTTCGACCGGCTCTTCTGGAGCTACCAGGCCGAGAGCCCGTTCACGTGCTTCACGCCGAAGGAGGCCCTCCAGCAGAAGAACCTCTCACTGCTCGGGCCCATCTGCGTCATGTTCCCCCGCGCGCGGTGGCTCCGGAACCTGACGGTGAACGTGCTGATGAAGCTGCCCCTGACGAAGCTCTACTTCTTCCCGTGGTACCTGGCCAAGGGCTACCTCAACATCTTCCGCGTCTATCCGCTGAAGCTCTCGCTCTGGAGCCTGGCGCGAAACCTCGCCTACAGCATCCGGCGGGAGTGGCGGAAGCGCTCCCCGAACCGGCTCATGTACCGCAAGCCGCTCAGACTGGACCGTCCCATGGGCCAGACCCTCGGCGGGCCGCCGCCGGATCCGGGCGCCTGA
- a CDS encoding alpha-ketoacid dehydrogenase subunit beta: MRQLKYREAIDEATRQAMAKDERIIVLGVGVDDAKGIFGTTRGAFERFGSARVFDTPLSEAALTGMCVGAGLRGLHPLLVHARNDFLLLTMDQIVNNAAKWRYMCGGKLRVPVTIRAIIGRGWGQAAQHSQSLQALFAHVPGLSVIMPATPADAKGLLMTALSTDGPVICLEHRWLYEKSGPVPEEPYQIPLGQAGLLREGSDVTIVAVSHMVLEAVQAAEALAADGIQAEIVDVRSLRPLDSATIVRSVAKTGRLVIADTGWKSFGVSAEIAARVGEELFGRLRAPIRRVALPEAPTPGSSALEQVYYPGPREIAAAARLCLEAAHPAALPERPAPARPRDFHGPF; the protein is encoded by the coding sequence ATGCGGCAGCTCAAGTACCGGGAGGCCATCGACGAGGCCACGCGCCAGGCCATGGCGAAGGACGAGCGCATCATCGTGCTCGGCGTGGGCGTGGACGACGCCAAGGGGATCTTCGGCACCACGCGCGGCGCCTTCGAGCGCTTCGGGAGCGCGCGCGTCTTCGACACGCCGCTCTCGGAGGCGGCGCTCACCGGCATGTGCGTCGGCGCGGGGCTCAGGGGGCTGCATCCGCTCCTCGTGCATGCGCGGAACGACTTCCTGCTCCTCACCATGGATCAGATCGTCAACAACGCCGCCAAGTGGCGGTACATGTGCGGCGGGAAGCTGCGCGTGCCCGTGACGATCCGCGCCATCATCGGGCGCGGGTGGGGCCAGGCGGCGCAGCACTCGCAGAGCCTGCAGGCCCTCTTCGCCCATGTCCCCGGGCTCTCCGTGATCATGCCGGCCACGCCCGCCGACGCCAAGGGCCTCCTCATGACGGCCCTGTCCACGGACGGCCCGGTCATCTGCCTCGAGCACCGCTGGCTCTACGAGAAATCGGGGCCGGTGCCCGAGGAGCCCTACCAGATCCCCCTCGGCCAGGCCGGCCTGCTGCGCGAGGGGAGCGACGTGACCATCGTGGCCGTCTCCCACATGGTGCTGGAGGCGGTGCAGGCGGCCGAGGCGCTGGCGGCCGACGGGATCCAGGCCGAGATCGTGGACGTGCGGAGCCTCCGCCCGCTCGACTCGGCGACCATCGTCCGCTCCGTGGCGAAGACTGGACGCCTGGTGATCGCCGACACCGGCTGGAAGAGCTTCGGGGTCTCCGCGGAAATCGCCGCCCGGGTCGGCGAGGAGCTGTTCGGCCGGCTCCGGGCGCCCATCCGCCGCGTGGCGCTGCCGGAGGCGCCCACGCCGGGCTCCTCCGCGCTGGAGCAGGTCTATTACCCGGGTCCGCGGGAGATCGCGGCGGCAGCGCGTCTCTGCCTCGAGGCCGCCCACCCCGCGGCGCTCCCCGAGCGCCCAGCCCCCGCCCGCCCCAGGGACTTCCATGGGCCCTTCTAG